The following coding sequences lie in one Pelecanus crispus isolate bPelCri1 chromosome 9, bPelCri1.pri, whole genome shotgun sequence genomic window:
- the SNORC gene encoding protein SNORC isoform X1 — protein sequence MPYHRVLRLVLLMLCGILVPAVLTAEYPQGPVPTLWNEPPELPSGAGPFDAATTTARLSDATAFPPYTSELEPEDTTHLHRLDAGNGSLGPGAIGAIVIASLLGTSVLVALVVITLRKFSAS from the exons ATGCCCTACCACAGAGTCCTTCGCCTGGTCCTGCTAATGCTGTGCGGCATCCTGGTCCCTGCTGTGCTGACAG CAGAGTATCCGCAGGGCCCGGTCCCCACCCTCTGGAACGAGCCACCCGAGCTGCCCTCTGGAGCTGGCCCCTTCGACGCTGCCACCACCACAGCCCGGCTCTCAGATGCTACCGCCTTCCCCCCATACACCTCCGAGCTGGAGCCCGAGGACACCACCCACCTGCACCGGCTGGACGCCGGGAACG GCTCACTGGGGCCCGGAGCTATCGGTGCCATTGTCATCGCCTCCCTCCTGGGTACATCTGTGCTTGTGGCCTTGGTCGTCATCACGCTGAGAAAGTTCTCGGCCTCCTGA
- the SNORC gene encoding protein SNORC isoform X2: MGSHACAWSLSVKVYLTAEYPQGPVPTLWNEPPELPSGAGPFDAATTTARLSDATAFPPYTSELEPEDTTHLHRLDAGNGSLGPGAIGAIVIASLLGTSVLVALVVITLRKFSAS; encoded by the exons ATGGGGTCCCATGCCTGTGCTTGGAGCCTGTCAGTCAAAGTGTATCTAACAG CAGAGTATCCGCAGGGCCCGGTCCCCACCCTCTGGAACGAGCCACCCGAGCTGCCCTCTGGAGCTGGCCCCTTCGACGCTGCCACCACCACAGCCCGGCTCTCAGATGCTACCGCCTTCCCCCCATACACCTCCGAGCTGGAGCCCGAGGACACCACCCACCTGCACCGGCTGGACGCCGGGAACG GCTCACTGGGGCCCGGAGCTATCGGTGCCATTGTCATCGCCTCCCTCCTGGGTACATCTGTGCTTGTGGCCTTGGTCGTCATCACGCTGAGAAAGTTCTCGGCCTCCTGA
- the SNORC gene encoding protein SNORC isoform X3 produces the protein MGSHACAWSLSVKVYLTEYPQGPVPTLWNEPPELPSGAGPFDAATTTARLSDATAFPPYTSELEPEDTTHLHRLDAGNGSLGPGAIGAIVIASLLGTSVLVALVVITLRKFSAS, from the exons ATGGGGTCCCATGCCTGTGCTTGGAGCCTGTCAGTCAAAGTGTATCTAACAG AGTATCCGCAGGGCCCGGTCCCCACCCTCTGGAACGAGCCACCCGAGCTGCCCTCTGGAGCTGGCCCCTTCGACGCTGCCACCACCACAGCCCGGCTCTCAGATGCTACCGCCTTCCCCCCATACACCTCCGAGCTGGAGCCCGAGGACACCACCCACCTGCACCGGCTGGACGCCGGGAACG GCTCACTGGGGCCCGGAGCTATCGGTGCCATTGTCATCGCCTCCCTCCTGGGTACATCTGTGCTTGTGGCCTTGGTCGTCATCACGCTGAGAAAGTTCTCGGCCTCCTGA